One window from the genome of Solea solea chromosome 13, fSolSol10.1, whole genome shotgun sequence encodes:
- the ncam3 gene encoding neural cell adhesion molecule 1 — MKNQSPFLRRALLLLVLVVYGTDAKMEIINTKQDVLVGEEFLLLCKAGGEGDITWQKDGEDIDDGDKVTTIDETTSQLSIKNATIEDAGKYTCLCDFSSGHNDDVQAQVYVHDGPSFGETKTYHEFLEGKDGVVPCQVTGRPAVEVQWLRNNQKISTKVGARVRHISDNTLRIEGVKREDGGTYVCHAQIKGRPVYQELAISVVVNVPPKVLLREEVKKVMAGSESNVSLVCLVDGQPKPNITWIMPRTFDPSRHLFNSDRSQLTILSVAQADYGEYVCSATNKISEDSATIMLHVFEAPEVFVSAEQQSVLVGERVSVSCNVSGHPQPELHWLNKHSGQTLDSASGHIRVVNGVLMIDEILPSDGGLYSCMAVSTSGNASRDVAIHTQPGPPLYLSVSPGPTSVLFSLKTMPVSGGTPVTSFVLQWRQSATQEWKEVKVPASDSLAITALKPYTLYTVRFAAMNAVGLGWFSETKSVRTLGIRGEPDSPVLSNAIKIESNSFTLPLKQIDDGGMPLLHFSIRYRQDKEGAEWKEMKLSSEANTVSLEDLSFGSDYQMEVMAVNANGSSIPAKMNFTIAEKPQSSSMTKGSVVGIVMVIFLVVFLMVDATCCYRNRCGLLMSIAVKLFGQKVPGLKRLEDGTSNGDVNLKGISTLRDSMQQLGVQTFTKEGGQLTEVTCDKAPLTKNEKIQSDRSHPTVEA; from the exons ATGAAGAACCAATCACCTTTCTTGAGGCGAGCCTTGCTGCTCCTGGTGCTGGTGGTGTATGGTACAG ATGCAAAGATGGAAATAATTAACACAAAGCAGGATGTGTTGGTGGGAGAAGAATTTTTACTGCTTTGTAAAG CTGGAGGAGAGGGCGATATAACATGGCAGAAGGACGGGGAAGATATTGACGATGGAGACAAGGTGACAACAATAGATGAGACCACCTCCCAGTTGTCCATCAAGAATGCGACAATCGAGGATGCTGGCAAGTACACCTGTTTGTGTGACTTCAGCTCTGGACACAATGACGATGTGCAAGCACAGGTGTATGTTCATG ATGGTCCATCATTTGGTGAAACCAAAACATACCACGAGTTTCTTGAAGGCAAAGATGGGGTGGTGCCGTGTCAGGTGACCGGCCGGCCAGCAGTGGAAGTTCAGTGGCTAAGGAATAATCAAAAAATCTCCACTAAAG TTGGAGCTCGCGTGCGTCACATAAGCGATAACACGCTCCGTATTGAGGGTGTGAAAAGGGAGGATGGTGGGACGTATGTGTGTCACGCCCAGATCAAAGGAAGGCCTGTCTATCAGGAGCTTGCTATCTCTGTTGTTGTCAATG TACCTCCTAAAGTGCTTCTAAGAGAAGAGGTGAAAAAAGTGATGGCTGGATCAGAGAGCAATGTTTCCCTGGTTTGTTTGGTGGACGGTCAGCCCAAACCAAATATCACATGGATCAT GCCGAGAACGTTTGACCCTTCACGCCACCTGTTCAACTCAGACCGCAGTCAGTTGACTATATTGTCCGTTGCTCAAGCCGACTATGGAGAATATGTCTGCTCCGCCACCAACAAGATATCTGAGGACAGTGCAACCATCATGCTTCATGTGTTTG agGCTCCAGAGGTGTTTGtgtcagcagagcagcagagtgtgttagtgggagagagagtgtcCGTGTCCTGTAATGTGTCCGGCCATCCCCAGCCTGAGCTGCACTGGCTCAACAAGCACAGTGGACAAACACTG gACTCTGCATCTGGCCACATTCGTGTGGTGAATGGTGTGTTGATGATAGATGAGATACTGCCCTCTGATGGCGGACTATATTCTTGCATGGCTGTCAGCACGTCTGGAAATGCATCAAGAGATGTCGCAATACACA CTCAGCCCGGCCCTCCTCTGTACCTGTCAGTCTCACCTGGACCGACCTCAGTCCTCTTCTCCCTCAAAACAATGCCCGTCAGTGGAGGAACTCCAGTCACAAGCTTTGTCCTGCAGTGGAGGCAAAGTGCAACACAGGAGTGGAAGGAGGTGAAAGTACCCGCTTCAG ATTCCCTGGCTATCACCGCCCTGAAGCCCTACACTTTGTACACAGTGCGGTTTGCAGCTATGAACGCTGTAGGACTGGGATGGTTCTCGGAGACGAAAAGCGTTCGCACCCTGGGAATACG AGGTGAACCAGACAGTCCAGTCTTGTCCAATGCCATTAAAATAGAGAGCAATtccttcactctccctctcaAGCAGATTGATGATGGTGGAATGCCTCTGCTGCACTTCAGCATACGATACAGACAG GATAAAGAAGGGGCTGAGTGGAAGGAGATGAAACTGTCATCTGAAGCCAACACTGTCTCCCTTGAAGACCTGTCCTTCGGGTCAGACTATCAAATGGAAGTCATGGCCGTCAATGCTAATGGTTCCTCTATCCCTGCCAAGATGAACTTCACCATCGCAGAAAAGCCTC AGAGCAGCAGCATGACCAAAGGTAGCGTGGTCGGCATCGTCATGGTTATCTTTCTGGTGGTGTTCCTGATGGTAGACGCCACCTGCTGCTACAGAAATCGCTGCGGCCTCCTCATGTCCATAGCCGTAAAACTGTTTGGACAGAAGGTTCCGGGCCTCAAAAGGCTTGAGGATGGAACATCTAATGG AGACGTGAATCTGAAAGGCATCTCCACTCTCCGAGACAGTATGCAACAGCTGGGGGTCCAGACATTCACCAAGGAGGGGGGGCAGCTCACAGAGGTCACCTGCGACAAAGCCCCCCTCACCAAAAATGA gAAAATACAATCAGACAGAAGCCACCCTACTGTTGAAGCATGA